Genomic window (Capillibacterium thermochitinicola):
GAGAAAATGGCAAGACCGGAAAAAGTGGCGGTTGTCGATGAGGTTTACGAAAAACTAACCAAAGCCCAGTCGGTGGTCTTGGTTGACTTCCGGGGCTTAACCGCGCAAGAGGCAACAGAGCTCCGGAAGAAACTACGGGCAGCCGGTGTCGAGCTGCGGGTGGCGAAAAACACCTTAACCCGTTTGGCGGCAGAAAAGGCAAACCTGAAGGAATTGCATGTTTATCTTGAAGGACCGATGGCGCTTGCTTTTGGGTATGAGGATCCGGTTTCTCCGGCGAAAATTCTGTCCGAATTTGCGAAGGACCATAAGAAACTGGAGTTAAAAGGCGGCGTCCTGGAAGGCAAAGTGATTGACCAAGCGATGGTCAAAGCCCTTGCCGAGCTTCCGAGCAAGGAGGTCCTGCTCGGTCAGTTGGCTGGTTTACTGCAAGCACCCATTCGCAACCTGGCGTATGTCCTTTCCGCACCCATCCGGAACATGGTTTACGTGCTCGATGCGGTCCGCCAGAAAAAAGGCGAGGTTGCTTAAGGTTGCTTGAAGAGGCTTGAGCCTATGTTTCCCACTACTAAAATTAATTGAGATTAATATTTAAGGAGGAAGTTGAATGT
Coding sequences:
- the rplJ gene encoding 50S ribosomal protein L10 — its product is MARPEKVAVVDEVYEKLTKAQSVVLVDFRGLTAQEATELRKKLRAAGVELRVAKNTLTRLAAEKANLKELHVYLEGPMALAFGYEDPVSPAKILSEFAKDHKKLELKGGVLEGKVIDQAMVKALAELPSKEVLLGQLAGLLQAPIRNLAYVLSAPIRNMVYVLDAVRQKKGEVA